One genomic window of Thermincola ferriacetica includes the following:
- a CDS encoding AAA family ATPase yields MKVNFGTDYFREEGGRILNLLSVNSCVRDYAQELRRPENSSGWVSSIHCPFHDDENASAGFNVRTGTLNCFVCGSFSWSKLKQLENDYYGIVRQHGEPADNREKDQWLFNLTYGPSIEAQERSMTKVKRPSPELCQYFEDYVEKSRQRLEEIVESGQVPPYLQEYLDSHDLELETLLRCGVGYRDYTRVGAAVVFPMIRSGICVGVGLRGERGKRNLPDSSVWPIGLDDAIRSGESVVAIAEGGSDYLRLSQAVEKCGLDIPVIGWPGSSFPEEWLDYARNFDRIIFYRQGDETSKKIANTVREGLGERFKTVSLPTRVKLTDEVVVSPTNKDICEWCKDMRYWTDNFGLTDFNVDARLVKYLRNVPRPRRVIYTAEHIIHPPKPAGWVVENAIPRGEIGLLWGPSQNGKTTLALNLIYSLATGEPLAGIEGLRPASDLPRPLNILFIEEDASLENEILPRFRAILTNKPSPTDEEVEYAYQSFGVDLRIASLSLRVDDENSPGYRYFVELLEEFWPHVVIYDALRSIHSKEENSPSEMAIVINNLRDLQAYGDNRTDIILHHSRKPPAGADWLEELSTLSGLRGSTALLAASRFQIGIYGPQSTGDPLGYFAIGISGNLVKETAKKPYYCVRADSGRFIYDKQETEKRWEESDGGSKKQQTIQARRRLLVQVLEEAVEPLTWDELITRVAAKGVEVKKETLQDDINQLNGQWLRANTPKEIVVEGTSGGRGKKATVYLRTDVQVNNVRR; encoded by the coding sequence ATGAAGGTCAATTTTGGAACTGACTATTTCCGCGAGGAAGGAGGGCGGATTCTTAACCTGCTCAGTGTAAATTCCTGCGTTAGGGACTACGCACAAGAGTTGCGGCGTCCTGAAAACTCATCTGGGTGGGTCTCATCAATTCACTGTCCGTTCCACGATGACGAGAACGCGTCAGCAGGATTCAATGTTCGGACCGGAACCCTCAACTGTTTTGTATGTGGCTCCTTTTCCTGGTCAAAACTCAAGCAGCTTGAGAACGACTACTACGGAATAGTAAGGCAGCATGGAGAACCAGCGGACAACAGAGAAAAAGACCAGTGGCTGTTCAACCTCACCTACGGTCCGAGCATTGAGGCACAAGAACGGTCGATGACGAAAGTGAAGAGACCATCTCCAGAGCTCTGTCAGTACTTTGAGGACTATGTTGAGAAGAGTCGGCAGCGGTTGGAGGAGATTGTCGAGTCTGGTCAAGTACCTCCGTACCTGCAAGAGTATCTCGACTCTCACGACCTCGAGCTTGAAACCTTGCTTCGGTGTGGTGTGGGTTACCGTGATTACACGAGGGTTGGAGCAGCGGTCGTCTTTCCGATGATTCGATCTGGAATCTGTGTAGGAGTCGGTCTCCGTGGAGAACGTGGCAAAAGGAATCTCCCAGATTCAAGTGTCTGGCCTATCGGTCTTGACGATGCAATTCGCTCCGGTGAGTCGGTAGTCGCAATTGCGGAGGGAGGAAGTGACTACCTACGCCTCTCTCAAGCCGTTGAAAAGTGTGGTCTAGATATCCCAGTGATTGGTTGGCCTGGAAGTTCCTTCCCTGAAGAGTGGCTAGACTACGCTCGGAACTTTGACCGCATTATTTTCTACCGTCAAGGAGATGAGACGTCAAAGAAAATCGCAAACACCGTCAGGGAAGGATTAGGCGAGCGCTTCAAAACCGTTAGTCTACCTACACGAGTAAAACTTACCGACGAGGTCGTGGTCTCTCCGACGAACAAGGACATCTGCGAATGGTGTAAGGATATGCGGTACTGGACGGACAACTTCGGACTGACGGACTTCAATGTTGACGCGCGCTTAGTAAAGTATCTCCGGAACGTTCCAAGACCACGGAGAGTTATCTACACTGCAGAGCACATTATCCACCCACCAAAACCTGCTGGTTGGGTAGTTGAGAATGCAATTCCACGTGGAGAGATTGGACTACTCTGGGGTCCTTCTCAGAACGGTAAGACAACTCTAGCTCTCAACCTCATTTACAGTCTGGCGACTGGAGAACCTCTTGCAGGTATTGAAGGACTTCGTCCAGCATCAGACCTCCCACGTCCACTAAACATCCTGTTCATTGAGGAGGACGCATCTCTTGAGAATGAGATCCTCCCACGGTTCCGAGCGATACTGACCAACAAGCCAAGTCCGACGGACGAAGAAGTTGAGTATGCATATCAGAGCTTCGGTGTCGACCTTCGCATCGCGTCTCTCTCCCTCAGGGTTGATGATGAAAACAGTCCTGGTTACCGCTACTTTGTAGAGCTTCTAGAAGAGTTCTGGCCTCACGTTGTTATCTATGATGCGTTGCGTTCGATACACAGCAAGGAAGAGAACAGCCCATCGGAGATGGCTATCGTCATCAACAACCTACGAGACCTTCAAGCATATGGAGACAACCGGACAGACATAATCCTCCATCACTCTCGTAAGCCACCTGCTGGAGCTGACTGGCTGGAGGAACTCTCCACGCTCTCAGGTCTACGTGGATCAACTGCTCTACTCGCTGCAAGCCGTTTTCAGATTGGAATCTACGGGCCTCAGTCAACCGGAGACCCTCTCGGATACTTCGCAATCGGCATCTCCGGTAACTTAGTCAAGGAAACGGCTAAAAAACCGTATTACTGCGTACGTGCTGATAGTGGAAGATTCATTTACGATAAGCAGGAGACAGAGAAGCGTTGGGAGGAGTCAGATGGAGGAAGTAAGAAGCAGCAGACAATACAAGCACGTCGTCGGCTACTTGTACAGGTCTTGGAGGAAGCGGTAGAGCCTCTGACGTGGGATGAACTAATTACGCGGGTGGCAGCTAAAGGTGTAGAGGTGAAGAAGGAGACTCTTCAAGACGACATCAACCAGCTAAACGGACAGTGGCTGCGGGCTAACACTCCTAAGGAAATTGTCGTTGAGGGTACATCCGGTGGAAGAGGGAAGAAGGCCACTGTCTATCTTCGCACGGACGTACAAGTAAACAACGTCCGGCGTTAA